Part of the Alteracholeplasma palmae J233 genome, ATACAACAGGTCTTGTTAAGAATATAAGCACACATGAAATGATGAAGAACACAATAAGTTGGTAGTGCAGTGGAATATTTACCATAGCAAGTATTAAAGAAGGAATTGCGGCTATCGCAAACCAAATTGATACTAGTTCTAAGGAAACAAACTCAAAAGTTACAGATAATACAAAAATACCTAGCCAAACCCATACCATTACATCCATTAGATAATCTCCTCCTTTAAATTAATAACCAAAAAATTATTTTTTTCATCCCATGTTGAACTATATTTATTCCCAGTTTCAGCAAAAGTAAGCTCAAATTGTTCTGAAATTGTTTGTATAAAAGCCTTGTTAGTCACTCTGCTATAAGATGATTTAACCGTAATGTTATACCTAGATTGTTCAGGTATGTCACCACGTAAAGCAACAGCCTTGCTTAAAGGTTTTACAACAATAATAGATTTATCTTTATCAAAGCCCATCATGACTTGGTAAGCTGTTTCAAAATAGTAAGTTGCAGTTTTATTAAAGGTTATATTAGCGCTAGTGAGTGTTGCAACCGCAGCTTTTGGTGTCTCATTAAACCATTGAATACTCATATATATCACCTCTTACTTTAATTATATACTAAATTATTGCTATGTCAACAAAAATTATTTAAAATTATTTTTTATTATTAAAAAAGTTTAAAAACATAAGCAAAGCTGTTGTAAAGAAAAAAAAGTATGGTATTATATTAGTGATCAACTACGGGGAGCCTAACGGCTGAGAGGATTGAAAAATCGACCCGAGAACCTGATCTGGGTTATACCAGCGGAGGGATAGATGATAAAAAAGCATAACTTTTTTAGCGCTATTTCTTTGTTCACCCAAAGAAATTTTTTATTTTTTTAGGAGGAAGAAAGAAAATGAAACAAAAGGAATTAAAGAAACTGACTACTGGATCTATTTTAGCAGCGATTGCAGTAGTATTAGGAGTAATCATCAAATATACTCCAGGAATTAACTTAGAAATGCCAAACGGCGGAGCTGTATTTGGTATTTATATAGTGCCAGTCATTTTATCTGGAATGATACTAGGCTATAAATACGGTATTCTAACAGGTCTAATTTATGGAGTTGTTAGTTGGCTTTTAGATGGCTATGTTATTCATTGGGGAAGTATTTTCTTTGATTATCTGATCCCATTTAGTTTGATGGGCTTTGCTGGTTCATTATTTTATGGCAAAGGTTTATCAAACTGGAAAAATATTGTATTTGCATTTTTAATAGCAGCAGTCTTTAGATGGATTATGCATGGTTTTAGTGGCGTATTATTTTTCCAACAATATGCAGGAGACTATAATCCATGGTTCTACTCATTTATCATTTATAATGCACCCTACGTATTTGCAGGGGCAACAATCAGTTTAGTAATTACACTTATCATTAGAAAACCTTTAGTAGATTTAACTAAAGAGTTACAATTAAATTAAAAAACAGTATTAAAAATTAAATACTGTTTGAATCACTTTAAGATAGTCTAATCTAGGCTGGTAACTAAAATGAATTTGATGGAGATTATCTTTAAAATAAGCATAAGGGATGGATTTTCGTCCCTTTTCTTTATATTGATTTTCCCATAAAGGCATGAGTAAATGAATAGGTAAAATATAATACTCATTATAAGGCTTAAAATGAATGATGAAAAAAGCAATACCGTTTTGTTTTTCTACACTAGTTAAATGGCTTATTTGATGGGGATGAATATTTTTCAATGGAAAAGAAGTTGTTGAATTCGTTTCTTTAGCATCAAAATCTATATATTTGCCTTTAAAGACACCGTTGTAATCGGTTGTAGAAGGGGTTTTATAATAAGCTTCAGTAATCTTTGCTTTATTTCTAGCAGGATAACTAACGTTTACTACCTGAATTGGAGTAGGTTTTTTGTGAATGACGGCAATACCACTATCTAAATAGTACCGATTTGTAGCATCTATGTCAGATTCTAAAGTCATACCTAAGTTGGCTTTATTAACCTCTTTTTGAAAGGATTTCTTTTTGTTTGGATAATTCATCTCAAATACCACCTTTATTTAAACTAATTATAGCATAATTATGATTGAAAAATAGGAAATCTAGAAAAAATATGATATAATGTTTTATGATATATAACTCGATACTTAACATAAGGAGATGAATAGCATGAGTGAAATACGTATTTTTGCCTTGGGTGGACTTGGCGAAAATGGAAAGAATATGTATGTTGTTGATGTAGACAAACAATACTTTATTCTTGACGCAGGATTAAAATACCCATCAAATGATATGCATGGGGTAGATGAAATTATTCCTAATTATAAAATGTTAATACCAATAAAAGATCGCATTAAAGGATTTTTCATGTCACATGCCCATGAAGATCATATAGGAGCTTTACCACATATGATTAAGGAACTTAATGTTCCAGTTTATGCAACAAACTTTACAATGCAAATTATAAAAGATAATTTAAAAGATAAAGATTTAGACTTAAATGAATTCAAATTAAATACTGTTACACAAGATAGTATTATTAAATTTGATAATGTTAAAGTGACATTCTTTAATACAACGCACTCAATACCAGAATCTGTAGGTGTTGCTATCCATACAATGGATGGATCAATTGTTTATACTAGTGATTTTACTTTTATTCAACAAGGTGATAGTAAGTACCAAACTGACTTTAAGAAAATAAATGAAATTGCAAATAAAAAAGTCTTAGCATTGTTAACAGAATCAGTAGGTTCAACATTAACACAAGATAGTGGTATTGGACAAGCATTAATCCATAAAATTAATAGTGTCTATGCCAATGCCTCAGGAAGAATTATTGTCTCGTTATTTTCATCTGACTTACTTAAAATTCAAAGAATCATTGATATTTCATTAGCACATAAAAAGAAAATCGCAATTATCGGAAGACGCGCTCAAAGAATAGTTGATATCGCTATTGAAAATGGGTATTTAGATATTCCAAAAGAAGCTTTAACTAACTTAAGATATATTGATGAAAAGAATAAAAATGATGATAACAACTTAGTTGCACTTGTAACAGGAAGTAGACATGAACCTTTCTATATGTTACAAAGAATGTGCAAAAAAGCAGATAGACTGATTCATATTAATGAAAATGATACAGTTTTATTAATGACTGCACCAGTTCCAGGAACTGAAAAAATGGCTGCACGCACCCTAGATGTTCTATCTCGCAGTGATGCAAATGTTACAGTAATTGATAAAAGATTATTATCTTCTTCACATGCTACAGGAGAAGAAATAAAAATGATGATTAATTTGTTAAGACCAACATATATTATTCCAACTATTGGTGAATATAGACATCAATATGGTGTCCGTAATTTAGCTAAAGATTTAGGATATACTCATGACAATGTCTTTTTATTAGATAATGGGGATAGTTTCAATTATAAAACAGGTAAAGAAGCTTACATAGCTAAAAAAGATATTCCTAATGTAGGAGAAATATTAATTGATGGAACACCGGTTGTAGATGGTAACGATCAAGTGATAAAAGACCGTGAACTATTAGCAGCAGAAGGTGTTATTATGATAGTTGCAAACGTTAATCCTAAAACTAAAAAAATCTTAGGTGAACCAGAAATTATTAGTAAAGGATTCATCTATGTTAAAGAATCAGAAGAATTATTAAATCAAGTTAAATTGATATTTACTGAAACAAGTAAAGAATACTTAAAACAAAAATATATTAACTGGAATGATTACAAACAAGGCTTACGTGAAAGTATAAGTAAATTCCTATACCAAGAAACTAGAAGAAAACCTATTATGATACCAGTTTTAATATCAACAGAAGCTTAAAAAAGGTTAAATCGTTAACCTTTTTATTTGAAAGGATGTAAGAAATGATACAAGCAAGTAATATTTCATTAGGACATGGAAAAGATGTTTTATTTGAAGATGTTAATATTAGATTTACAGCAGAAAATTGTTATGGATTAATTGGCGCTAATGGAGCAGGTAAATCAACCTTCTTAAAAATTTTAGCTAAAGAATTAGAACCAACTACAGGAGAAATTATTGTTGATAAAGGAAAAAGAATTTCCTTTTTAAAACAAGATCACTTTGCTTATAATGAATATTCTGTTTTAGATACAGTAATTATGGGAAATAAAGAATTATATAAAGTTATGAAAGAAAAAGATGAACTTTATATGAAAGAAGAGTTTACCGATGAAGACGGTATTAAAGCAGGAGAATTAGAAGCTTTATTTGCTGAAATGGATGGGTGGAATTCAGAAAGTGATGCTGCTATCCTTTTAAGCGGTTTAGGTGTTTCATACGACAAGCATGACTTGATTATGAAAGATCTAGACAGTGTGGATAAAGTTAAGGTTTTATTAGCGCAAAGTTTATTTGGAAATCCTGATATTCTATTATTAGACGAACCAACAAACCACTTAGACCAAAACGCAATCGTTTGGTTAGAAGAGTTTTTAATTAACTTTAAAAATACAATTATTGTTGTATCACACGATAGACATTTTATTAATAAAGTATGTACACATATTGCGGATATTGACTATGGTAAAATCCAAATATTTACTGGTAACTATGATTTTTGGTATGAATCAAGTCAATTGATCTTAAAACAACAAAAAGATTCTAATAAGAAAAAAGAAGAAAAAGTTAAAGAATTACAAGACTTTGTGGCAAGATTTAGTGCCAATGCTTCAAAATCTAAACAAGCAACTTCAAGAAAGAAATTATTAGAAAAAATCACTATTGATGAATTAAAACCTTCAAACAGAAAATATCCTTTTATTGAATTTAAACCAGAAAGAGAAATTGGACAAGAAGTTTTAGTAGTTGATAAACTATCTAAAACAATTGATGGTGTTAAAGTTTTAGATAATGTATCATTCATTCTTAGTAGAACTGATAAAGTAGCATTAGTAGGGCCAAATGAACTTGCTAAGACAACTTTATTTGATATTATATCTGGTAAAATTGAGCCAGATAGTGGTACTTTTAAATGGGGAGTAACTACTAAATTCTCATATTTTATAAAAGATCATAATTATGAATTTGAAAACAATCTTAATATCTTTGATTGGTTGATGCAATATTCAAAAACAGATGAAATTGCTTATGTAAGAGGCTTCTTAGGTAGAATGCTATTTAGTGGTGATGATGTTACTAAGAAGGTTAGAATCTTATCTGGTGGAGAAAAAGTAAGATGTATGCTGTCTAAGATGATGATGGCTGAGGCAAACGTTCTTTTATTAGATGAACCAACAAACCACTTAGATATGGAATCTATTACTGCACTTAATAACAGTTTAGAGAAATTTAACGGAGTAATTATATTTACTTCACAAGATCATCAATTAGTTGATACTACAGCTAATAAACTGATTGAGATTAATAAAGATGGTACGATAAAAGAGTATATGATGAATTACGAAGAATACTTAAAACTAGAAAAATAAGATGATATGAAATGCTCTTAGAAAATTTGAAAACTAAGAGCTTTTTTATATTTTGACAAAATAACAATGATAGGATATACTATCAACTAAACTACTAAA contains:
- a CDS encoding energy-coupled thiamine transporter ThiT; translation: MKQKELKKLTTGSILAAIAVVLGVIIKYTPGINLEMPNGGAVFGIYIVPVILSGMILGYKYGILTGLIYGVVSWLLDGYVIHWGSIFFDYLIPFSLMGFAGSLFYGKGLSNWKNIVFAFLIAAVFRWIMHGFSGVLFFQQYAGDYNPWFYSFIIYNAPYVFAGATISLVITLIIRKPLVDLTKELQLN
- the recU gene encoding Holliday junction resolvase RecU translates to MNYPNKKKSFQKEVNKANLGMTLESDIDATNRYYLDSGIAVIHKKPTPIQVVNVSYPARNKAKITEAYYKTPSTTDYNGVFKGKYIDFDAKETNSTTSFPLKNIHPHQISHLTSVEKQNGIAFFIIHFKPYNEYYILPIHLLMPLWENQYKEKGRKSIPYAYFKDNLHQIHFSYQPRLDYLKVIQTVFNF
- a CDS encoding ribonuclease J — translated: MSEIRIFALGGLGENGKNMYVVDVDKQYFILDAGLKYPSNDMHGVDEIIPNYKMLIPIKDRIKGFFMSHAHEDHIGALPHMIKELNVPVYATNFTMQIIKDNLKDKDLDLNEFKLNTVTQDSIIKFDNVKVTFFNTTHSIPESVGVAIHTMDGSIVYTSDFTFIQQGDSKYQTDFKKINEIANKKVLALLTESVGSTLTQDSGIGQALIHKINSVYANASGRIIVSLFSSDLLKIQRIIDISLAHKKKIAIIGRRAQRIVDIAIENGYLDIPKEALTNLRYIDEKNKNDDNNLVALVTGSRHEPFYMLQRMCKKADRLIHINENDTVLLMTAPVPGTEKMAARTLDVLSRSDANVTVIDKRLLSSSHATGEEIKMMINLLRPTYIIPTIGEYRHQYGVRNLAKDLGYTHDNVFLLDNGDSFNYKTGKEAYIAKKDIPNVGEILIDGTPVVDGNDQVIKDRELLAAEGVIMIVANVNPKTKKILGEPEIISKGFIYVKESEELLNQVKLIFTETSKEYLKQKYINWNDYKQGLRESISKFLYQETRRKPIMIPVLISTEA
- a CDS encoding ABC-F family ATP-binding cassette domain-containing protein yields the protein MIQASNISLGHGKDVLFEDVNIRFTAENCYGLIGANGAGKSTFLKILAKELEPTTGEIIVDKGKRISFLKQDHFAYNEYSVLDTVIMGNKELYKVMKEKDELYMKEEFTDEDGIKAGELEALFAEMDGWNSESDAAILLSGLGVSYDKHDLIMKDLDSVDKVKVLLAQSLFGNPDILLLDEPTNHLDQNAIVWLEEFLINFKNTIIVVSHDRHFINKVCTHIADIDYGKIQIFTGNYDFWYESSQLILKQQKDSNKKKEEKVKELQDFVARFSANASKSKQATSRKKLLEKITIDELKPSNRKYPFIEFKPEREIGQEVLVVDKLSKTIDGVKVLDNVSFILSRTDKVALVGPNELAKTTLFDIISGKIEPDSGTFKWGVTTKFSYFIKDHNYEFENNLNIFDWLMQYSKTDEIAYVRGFLGRMLFSGDDVTKKVRILSGGEKVRCMLSKMMMAEANVLLLDEPTNHLDMESITALNNSLEKFNGVIIFTSQDHQLVDTTANKLIEINKDGTIKEYMMNYEEYLKLEK